The Clostridium septicum genome contains a region encoding:
- a CDS encoding CxC ATPase DNA modification system associated small protein, which produces MSREKTKLDINMDLKEKINSLDPNIAFLANEVLADIEKGKTENQIKEFIRDEITEIVKEEIR; this is translated from the coding sequence ATGAGTAGAGAAAAAACAAAGCTAGATATAAATATGGACTTAAAGGAAAAGATTAATTCATTAGATCCTAATATTGCATTTTTAGCTAATGAGGTATTAGCTGATATTGAAAAAGGAAAGACAGAAAATCAAATAAAAGAGTTCATTAGAGATGAGATAACGGAAATTGTAAAAGAGGAGATAAGATAA
- a CDS encoding AAA family ATPase, protein MQLNSIIVNNFRQYYGEQKIEFAKGDKNVTIIFGENGKGKTGLFRALIFGIFGEKHINQDNKNDEIHLVNFNALEESNGYPVEACVTVNFTHKQKEYIIKRKVVGYKADNKITEKINGIELSIKDENGNYDNKNDLTDDEKNKLIGKVFDSKIKDFFLFDAERIETLAKTNKESKLEVENGIKNLLNIDKLQKAIDITWDLVKEERRNISSRVNNSEVTKCEENIKSIEEEIKNIEEIIDTKKSEELACQEEIESIDKKLRENESIRLIQDKIKEKKINKATKEDLLTSEKQAIKEKSFYKCHMLLMEPIYEMAKDYLGQVAIKQKDLIPLEIIQKSLNDEICSCCKVDLSKNIEAYNEIVKLKKNFKRSELTPLISEITNTINEFLQEKHKELDSIKVRLSKIREIKDEVEEIQEEINELNEESKGKSKGTANLEELEKTKKRCEENKENLKKDIGNLEGRKDSSIDVLNNEKRKYDRLISENEAVKFDSKKLEYMKKLNEDLQNILDGYSETMRKNLMEETTEIFKKLIDKKDKALISKININHKYEIQVINRLETIITQDISQGQRQIVALAFITALAKVAGGDESSIDFSLFMDTPFGRVSGNNRDNLIENIPSLANQWILLLTDTELTISEEFKIKEVGKLGKWYKLNQISDGYSKIEEVSLDSKMATRG, encoded by the coding sequence ATGCAATTAAATAGTATTATAGTGAATAATTTTAGGCAGTATTATGGAGAACAAAAAATTGAATTTGCTAAAGGGGATAAAAATGTAACAATTATATTTGGAGAGAATGGAAAAGGTAAAACAGGTTTATTTAGAGCTTTGATATTTGGAATATTTGGGGAAAAGCATATAAACCAAGATAATAAGAATGATGAGATACATCTTGTAAATTTTAATGCATTGGAAGAAAGTAACGGTTATCCTGTTGAGGCATGTGTGACAGTAAATTTTACTCATAAACAAAAGGAATACATTATAAAGAGAAAAGTAGTTGGATATAAAGCAGATAATAAGATAACTGAAAAAATAAACGGAATAGAATTAAGCATAAAAGATGAAAATGGAAATTATGATAACAAAAACGATCTTACTGATGATGAAAAAAATAAGCTAATAGGAAAGGTTTTTGATTCAAAAATTAAAGATTTCTTTCTTTTTGACGCTGAAAGAATTGAAACATTAGCAAAAACAAATAAAGAATCTAAGTTAGAAGTGGAAAACGGAATAAAAAATCTGTTAAACATAGATAAGTTACAAAAGGCTATAGATATAACCTGGGATTTAGTAAAAGAGGAGAGACGTAATATTAGTAGTAGAGTTAATAATAGCGAAGTTACTAAATGTGAAGAAAATATAAAAAGTATAGAGGAAGAAATAAAGAACATTGAAGAAATAATAGATACAAAGAAAAGTGAAGAATTAGCATGTCAAGAAGAAATAGAATCAATAGACAAGAAATTAAGAGAAAATGAGTCAATTAGACTTATTCAAGATAAGATCAAAGAAAAGAAGATTAATAAAGCAACCAAAGAGGATCTTTTAACTTCTGAAAAGCAAGCTATAAAAGAAAAAAGTTTTTATAAATGTCATATGCTTTTAATGGAGCCTATATATGAGATGGCTAAGGATTACTTAGGACAAGTTGCGATTAAGCAAAAAGATTTAATTCCTTTAGAAATAATACAAAAATCTTTAAATGATGAGATTTGTAGCTGCTGTAAGGTTGATCTATCAAAAAATATTGAAGCTTATAATGAAATAGTTAAGCTTAAAAAGAACTTTAAAAGATCTGAATTAACTCCTTTGATTTCTGAAATAACTAATACTATTAATGAATTTTTACAAGAGAAACATAAAGAGTTAGATAGTATAAAAGTAAGGCTATCTAAGATTAGAGAAATTAAAGATGAAGTAGAAGAGATTCAAGAAGAAATAAACGAGTTAAATGAAGAATCAAAAGGAAAAAGTAAAGGAACAGCTAATCTTGAAGAACTAGAAAAAACTAAAAAAAGATGTGAAGAAAATAAAGAAAATCTAAAAAAGGATATTGGTAATTTAGAAGGAAGAAAAGATTCTTCAATAGATGTTCTTAATAATGAAAAAAGAAAATATGATAGGCTAATAAGCGAAAATGAAGCAGTTAAATTTGATTCTAAAAAATTAGAATATATGAAAAAATTAAATGAAGATCTACAAAATATTTTAGATGGGTATAGTGAAACCATGAGAAAAAATCTTATGGAAGAAACTACAGAGATATTTAAGAAGCTGATAGACAAAAAGGATAAGGCGCTTATTAGTAAAATAAATATTAATCATAAGTATGAAATACAAGTTATAAATAGATTAGAAACTATAATTACACAAGATATATCACAAGGGCAAAGACAAATAGTAGCTTTAGCATTTATAACTGCATTAGCAAAAGTTGCAGGTGGGGATGAGTCCTCAATAGACTTCTCACTATTTATGGATACACCTTTTGGTAGAGTAAGTGGTAATAATAGAGATAACTTAATAGAAAACATACCTTCATTAGCCAATCAATGGATATTATTGTTGACTGACACTGAGTTAACTATAAGCGAAGAGTTTAAAATTAAAGAAGTTGGAAAGCTAGGTAAATGGTATAAGTTGAATCAGATTTCTGATGGATATTCAAAAATTGAAGAAGTAAGTTTAGATAGTAAAATGGCTACAAGGGGGTAA